TTCCTCGATAAGCTGATCCTTGAGCCCTTCGGCAACGTGCATGGGTGAGAGGATCTTGCCGCTGATATTGGCCGGGCAGCTATCGGTGCAGCGGCCGCAGACGGCGCAGGCGTAGCCGTCCAGGAGCTGCTTCCACGTGAACTGCTTCACGTTCTCCGCGCCGAAGGTGTCCATCGTCTCAAGGTCTTTCGGGGTGGAAAGCGTGCCCATCGGCGCAAGATCGCGCATGAAGAAGCTCAGGGGGGTCCCGAGCAGGTGCATGTGCTTGGACATGGGTATGTAGACCGCGAACCCGAGGATGATCCCCAGGTGTGCCCACCAGGCGACGGCGTGGAGCGTCCCGGCGGCGCCATCGCTCAGGACGCCGCTCAGCGCCTCTCCTATTGCGTGGCCTACGATGGTCTTTCCTGCCGGCCCGGTCCCGCCGGATGCGACGTAGAGCGCGTCGGTCAGGAGCGTCAGCACCATGAGCAGCGTTATGAGTCCCAGAATGATCGCGGCTTCGGGCTTCTGTGTGAGATCAAAGGAAAGCCGCCGCGGGGTGAAGACCCATCGGCGCAGCGCCGCCCACCCCAGGACGATCAGGAACCCGACTGCAAGAAGGTCAAGGTAGGTCGCGTACAGGCGTACGCCGGTTTCGGTGAGCAGGGTGCGGGAGAAATCCGGCCATAGGGAATCGGCGAAGATGAATATGGCGTAGCTTAGCGAGAACGAGAGGAAGCCCCAGAAGATGAAGAAGTGGGCCAGCCCTGCCCTGTCGCGCTTGATGTCCGTGCGCTGCAGCACCTTCTTCTGGCCGAAGACGAGCGGCATTGCGCCGAGAAAGCGCTCCATTGGCCGGTCAAAGCGCCCGGAAGGCTCGCCCAGCAGGATCAGCTTCACGACGCGCCCGTAAAGCACAATGCCGGCAAGGCCGAACATCAAAACAGTGAGCAAATAGACGCCTGCCCATGTGGGTACGAGGCCGAAAATTTCACCTGGAGGGACCACGGGTTACACTCCATCGCTGGACTATGGGGGAGAGTGTAGCATAGGAGCGGGCGGAGAGGCTAAACAGGCGCTAGCGGAACACCGCGAGCACGGCCGCGGCGGTGCCGAGCCACAAAACGACGGAGATGATCAGCGGCTTGTCTGTGATTATGATGTCCTCGGGGTTTTCGCCCACGCCTCGCGCGTGCACCAGATACAGGTACCGGAAGAGGCCGTAGACTACGAATGGGATGGTCAACATCATGGCATGATTGGCCGGCAGGTTCGACGCCGTGAAGGTGTAAAGCGTGTAGGCCAGCAGGGTGGACGGGGCAACGATGGCGATGAACTGGTCCAGAAGGTGTGGCGTGTACATCTCGAGTGTCTGCCGCTGCTTGCTCGCGCCCTCCCCGGCCGCAACCAGCTCGCTGCGGCGCTTGGCCAGCGCGATCAACAGCGCGCCCAGGCCCGTGCAGGTGTACAGCCATGGCGATATCGGCACCTGGAGGACGGCGGCGCCCGCTACGGCGCGAAGGACGAATCCGGCGCTGATTGCAAACACGTCCAGCAGGACCACGTGCTTGAGCCACAGCGAGTAGGAGAACATGAGCACAAGGTATCCAAGGGCTACCCACGCGAACTCCATCGCCAGCAAGAAGGAGAGTGCGACGCTCGCCACTGAAATAATCACCGCGGCCGCCAGTGCAAGCGAGACCGGCACCCGGCCCGAGGGTATTGGCCGGAAGCGCTTCTTAGGGTGCGCGCGGTCCTTATCGACATCGAGAATATCGTTGACGATGTAGACGGCGCCGCTGATCATCGAAAAGAGGACAAACGCCAGGAACGTCCGTATCACCAGGTTGGCCATAATGGCCGGAACGGACGGGTCCCAGTGCTCATCGATCGTGAAGAAAAGGGCGAAGAAGACCAGCAGGTTCTTGGTCCACTGCTTCGGTCGCATCGTGAGCAGCAGTCCGGGAAGGATGCCGACCAGCGATGGGGATGATAGAGGTGCAGAGGCCGCAGCTTCTCGCTCGGAAATATCCATGAACCGATGATACGGCTGCCCTCACTGACAGTCAACGCAACGCTAGCCTCTTCTCCTCCCGGCCGTTCGGCCTACTCCGGCGAATACGCCCGCCTGCCCGCCGTACCCGCCGCTCAACCATATTTCACGGACCCGGATGGCGAGACTCGTGTCAAGAGAAAATTCACGATTATTCCGAGACTTCTCCTCTTGCTGGTTCGTAGCTGCGCCACTGCTATAATGTTTGCCCCTGCCAGGCCAATCTTTTACACTCAATTGAGAGTAAAATGGGCTTGTAACGGTATGGGGTATGGTGTCGGTAGGCGCCTGCCTCGAATTGATTTCCGCTCTGCCCGGAGGTCCCGTGTCGTTCACTCACCTGCATGTCCACACTGAGTACAGCCTCCTGGACGGCCTGTGCTTCTTGGACAAGCTGGTGGACCGCGCAAAGCAGCTTGGAATGAACGCCCTCGGCATGACCGACCACGGCGGCCTCTACGGCGCAATCGACTTCTATCGCATTGCCAAGAAGGCGGGGGTCAAGCCGATCATCGGCTGCGAGATGTACGTCGCCCCCGGCAGCCGGCACGACCGGACGTCGCAGGAAAAGCCGTACCACATGACGGTGCTGGCGCACAACAACACCGGCTACGCCAACCTCGTCAAGCTCGTCACAAAGTCGCACCTGGAAGGCTTCTACTACAAGCCCCGCATAGACCGCGAGCTCCTGGAGAAGCACCTCGAAGGCCTGATCATCCTCTCCGGCTGCCCCAGCGGCGAGGTGCCGCGCCTGATTACCCACGGCCGCATGGACGAGGCGAAGAAGGTCGCCGCCTGGTACCGCGATCGCTTCCCGGCCTACCACCTTGAGCTGATGGAGCACACCGGCGTGCCGGAGCTCCCGGAGATCAACAAGGGCCTCCTGGAGATCAACAAGAGCGTCGACATCCCCCTGGTTGCTACTAATGACGTGCATTACATCAACAAAGAGGACGCCCGCCTGCAGGACATCCTCATCTGCATCCAGACGAACACCAACGTCAATGACCCCAAGCGGATGCGGATGGAGGACGACTCTTACTACCTCAAGAGCCCGCAAGAGATGTCGGCGATGTACCCGGAGCTGCCGGGCGCCATCTCCAACACGATGAAGATTGCCGAGATGTGCACGATGGAGCTGGACTTCACCAGGCTCCACCTGCCCCAGTACAAGGTCCCGGGAGGTCTGACGGCCCAGAAGTACCTTGAAAAGATCTGCGAGGAGGGGCTGGCGCGCCGGATACCTAACGCCTCTTCAGAAGACCTCAAGCGGCTGGAGTACGAGCTCAGCGTCATCAAGTACACCAAGTACGCCAACTACTTCCTCGTCGTGTGGGACATCGCAAAGTTCGTCCGAGACCGCGATATCGCCTTTGCCGTTCGCGGCAGCGCGGCCGCCAGCCTGGTGCTCTACTGCCTGGGCGTGACGGACGTTAACCCAATGACCTACCGGCTCGTCTTCGAGCGCTTCCTGAACATCGAGCGCAAGGAGATGCCCGATATCGACATGGACTTCCAGGACGACCGCCGCGAGGAGGTCCTGAACTACGTCGTTGAGCGGTACGGCCGCGAGCACGTTGCGCAGATCATCACCTTCGGCACGCTCGGCCCCAAGGCCGCCATCCGCGACGTGGGCCGCGCGCTGGCGATGCCGTACGGCGACGTGGACCGAATCGCCCGCCTTGTGCCGAACAAGCTCAAGATCACCCTGGACGACGCCCTCGCGACCTCCACCGAGCTCAAGGAGCTGTACGACGCTGATGAGGGCATCAAGAACCTCGTCGACACCGCGCGCTCCCTTGAGGGCGTGACCCGCAACACGAGCACCCACGCTGCGGGCGTCGTCATTTCCGAGGACCCGCTCGACGACTTCGTCCCCCTGCAGCGGCCCGCGAAGGCTGAGGAGGACAGCACCGTCGCGACGACGCAGTACGCGATGGAGCCGGTCGCGGCTCTCGGACTGCTCAAGATGGACTTTCTGGGTCTCATCAACCTCTCCATCCTCGCAAAGACCCGGAAGCTGATCGAAAAGACGCGCGACATCAAGATCGACCTCAAGGACATCCCGCTCGACGACCGAAACACGTTCGACCTCCTCTCGCGCGGCGACACCGTAGGCGTGTTCCAGCTTGAAGGCTCGGGGATGACCCGGTACATCAAGGAGCTCAAGCCAACCTCCCTGGGCGACGTCGCCTCGATGATCGCGCTCTACCGCCCTGGCCCCATGGAGCACATCAGCACGTTCATCGACGCCAAGCACGGCCGCGCCCCTGTCACGTACGTCCACCCTGCCCTCAAGGACATCCTTGAGGAGACATACGGCGTCATTGTCTTCCAGGACCAGGTGCTGCTCATCGTCCGCACCTTCGCAGGATACTCCCTCGGCGAGGCCGACATCGTCCGCAAGGCGATGGGCAAGAAGAACCCGGAGATCATGGCCAAGGAAAAGGACAAGTTCCTGAAGGGCGCCGTGAAGCTCGGCTACACCCAGGAACTGGCCGAGCAGATATTCACGCTCATAGAGCCGTTCGCCGGGTACGCCTTCAACAAGGCGCACAGCTACAGCTACGGCTTCATTTCCTACTGGACGGGCTATCTCAAGGCGAACTACACGCCGGAGTACATGGTCTGCCTGCTCAACGCATACTCCGACCTCTCGGAAAAGGTGGCGGCGACGATCGTGGAGTGCCGCCGCATGGGCATCCCTGTCCACCCGCCGCACATCTGGAAGAGCCAGGCGCAATATGCCATCGAAACACAGGAAGACGGTACTGTGGCGCTGCGCGTCGGCCTCTCCTCTATCAAGAACGTGGGATCGGCGGTCATCGATTCATTCATCGCATCGCGGGCGAAGGCGGAGCAAAAGCCGTCGACGATTGAGGACCTCTGCCGCTCCGTGGACATTGGCGGAATGAACCGCAAGACTCTGGAGAGCCTCATCAAGGCGGGCGCGTTCGACGACTACGGTGACAGGGGCGCGCTGCTGGAATCGATCGGCCGCATCCAGGGGCTGGCCCAGAGCGAGTCCAGCCTGAAGTCGTCCAACCAGACTTCGATGTTCGGGATGTTCGGCGATTCCACGCCGGCCGCCTCAGCGGGGCTGGCGAAGATCGACCTTCCGGCGATCGCGACGCCTTCAGCGGAAAAGCAGGCGTGGGAGGTGGAGCTGCTCGGCATCCCGTTCTCCGGGGCCGACATGCTAAACCTCATGGCCTATTACAGTGGCTCCGAGGCAATCATGTCGCGCTCGGACATCACTCCGGAGATGGACCGCAACAAGGTGATCGTGCGAGGTCAGGTGTCCGGCGTGGAGCAGCGCGCCACCAGGGATGGTAAGCAGTTTCTTAAGGTCAGCCTGGCGCTGCTTGGAGGCAATCTGGAAGTGCTGGTCTGGGAGAACGCAGTTGAGCAGGTGCGAGCGGTGATGCAAACAGGCAACCTGGTCACGGTGAACGGGACCGTACGGGTCCGGGATACTGAGACGAGCATTTCATGCCAAAGCGCGCAGATCTACAAGCTGCCAGTGGAAGAGGGCAGCAGTCAGCAGTCAGTAGTCGGCAGTCAGCTAAGGGCCGCCGATCCCAAGATGGCAGCAGCCGAGGCGAAAGTTGCGCCGCATTCGGAGGAGAGGCCGCGAGAGAAGGTCGTCGCGCCCCCGCCTGCGGCGGCCAGTCCCGTGAACGGCGCAAATGGATTCCACAAGCCGAACGGTAACGGCAACAGCGCTCCCAAGCCCTACACCAACGGCGGAACTAACGGCGCGCGCCCGGCTGCTAGCCAGTCCCCATCCCCCAGCCCCCAGCCCCACTCCCCCCGCCTGCTGACCGTTCGTATCCGCGAGTCCGCCCAGACGGACGCCGACCAGATGCTGCTGGACGATATCCGCCGCCTCCTCCTCGAGCACCAGGGCCAGGACCCCGTAAACCTGGAAATCGCGACGGACGGCCGCATAATCACGATGGAGTGGCCGGTCCTTCGGGTGAACATCAGCGAGACACTTGAGCGCGATCTCCAAAACATCCTCGGCACGGCAGGCCGCTGCCTGGTCCGTCCGCTGCTGATGTAGAGATCGGCTTCCCCGGGTCAGCTCGATCCTTGTCATTTGGGGACGCACTGCTGTTTTTGTAGGGGCGCACAGCAGTGCGCCCCTACACGATACGGCATTCTGAAGCTGCCCCGACGATTAAGGCTTGCCTGGGTCACCAGCAGCGAGAGGACCAGATCTGGTGCGTGGTTTGCCGGGGCACGCTGCTGCGCTTCGGCCATGTCTATCGAGACCTGTCCGACGTTGCAGGCGGGGTTGGGGCAGTGGCAGGTGAAGCAGGTGACGTCGCCATCGTCGTGAACCTAGAAGCGCCGTCCGCTCCCCTGCTCTATCGCCAACAGCTTCGCCTTGAGGTCCAGTTGAGTCGCGCCTTTGCCGAAGCCGTGGAGCGCGCCGCTGGAGGCGAGGACGCGATGGCACGGGATGACGATGGGTATGCGGTTGCGGGCCATGGACTGGCCTGCTGCGCGGAGGGCGCGGGGGTTGCCGGCTTGCTCGGCCAGCCATTTGTAGCTGCGGGTCTCTCCATAGGGAATGGACCGGCACGCGGCCCACGCCGCGGCCAGGAAAGGAGGCGCGCCGGCCAGGTCCAGCGGGATGTCTTCGAAGGCGGGCCGATCGCCGCGGAAGTAGGCTTCCATGGCATGGCGAAACCCGTTGAAACCCTCCGGCGCGTAGCTAGAGCCTATCGCCTCCGGGCCAAGCTGCGCGACGGCCTCGTCCGGCGTGTGCTGCGGGAGCGTCGCGCGGCGAATGCCCAACGGCGATGCAAGCACGCCTATCCATCCAAACGGGGTATCAAAAATGTCGTGGTTGAGAGGCATTGGCCGTTAGAAGAAGAGTGAACGTTATTGAGCGCCCTGATTGACGATGAACGGTCTCAAAGTCCGTAATCCCCGTCAACCAGAGCGTTCGGGTGACACTACGTTGAGGCGGGCTTCGCCGTCGCCGGCCTCCTTGGCACCATGCGCTTTATCATGCGGCCGAGGAGGCTGCGGCGAATTGCTTTCCAGTGGCCGTTAAGCTCCCTGGCCTTGTCGCTCTGTTCCATATCGATGCCGCCAATTCCGATCTGGTCGGCGGTGCGAGCGGCCGCCTTGGGCCCGTACCTTCCGGCCGCGTAAGACACAGCGACAGTGGTCGCGGGCGCCGAGGCGCCGGGCAGCAAAATGCCCATTGACCTTGCGTATTCCATCGGGGTCTGGTGCGGCCTGCGACGGATGCCGGCTATAGCCCCCAGGCGTCCCATCTTGATATACGCGCGCTCTGCCGGGGTGGCCTTGCCAAGGCCTCGCGTCCACATCAGCCAGCCCGCCATCCAGACCGCCGCTATCATGGCCAGCATAATGGCGAGCGGCCGCGCCATATCTGCAAGTTGAATTCCAGCCGCCTGATCGCCTTCCAGGCTGTTCTGCAGCTCGGCAAACTCCTCCGGCGTTAGGCACTGGGCCGGGTCCACTATGTCCTCGATGAAATCGTTCGGTCCCAGGAGGCAGTTCTCCATCCATTCAGGCTGCCCGCTGCCGATTGACGTGCTCGGGTTCGGCAGGGTCTGGGGACGCCCTTCTTCGGGCGCCCTTTCTGCCAGCGCCGAGACCGGACCGCGGTTAATTTGAGGCCAGTGAGTCGTGGGCTCGAAGTCCAGCCAGCCGTGTCCGGGGAAATAGACCTGCACCCAGCCGTGGCTATCTGAGTCTTTCACGATACGCTCGTTCGGGTTCACGCCGGCAACGCCGGGCGCATACCCGGCAGCCATCCTGGCGGGAACGCCGACCGAGCGCGCCATGACGGTCATGGCGGACGCGAAATAGTCGCTGTACCCGGTCTTCGTGGCGAAAAGGAAGTGGTCCACGCCGTCTGCGCCCATTGGCGGCGCGCTTATATCCTGCGAGTAGGTTAAGCCGCCGGTCTCGCGCAGGTAGCTCTCGATGGCGAGCGCCTTGTCCAGCGGCGTCTCAGCGCCGGCGGCGACCTGCGCCGCCAGGTCTTTCACGCGCTGCGGAAGGGAGGCCGGAAGCTGCAGGTAACGGTCCGTTATAGTGTGCGGGTAGTTCTCCCCCGCCTCTCTCAGCTCGAGATTCATCACGTTCGATACGTAAGAGTACATTGTGTAAGGTGTTTGCGCCGGCAGCTCGCCGTCAAACCGCCACGCGACCACGTCCGGCACCTGCGGCTCCTTCCGGGCTATGGTTACGGTCTCCTGGCGTGTCCAGTCTTTCGCATCGCTGCCCGGAGTCACCTTAACAAGCTGCAGGTCTGCGGGCAGGACCTCAATGACGAGCGATTCCACGAAGCGGCTCGGCGGCGATACCAGCCTGTTGCGGATATCGCGGGCGATCTCGCGAACGTCCTCAGGCAATGCGCCGTCCCCGGAAGGGTCATGAATCTTGATCGTGAACTCTTTCGGAGGGAGCGTCTCAACTATTGCGTTGTGGCTCACCCAGTCGACATTGCCGCCGGAAAAGAGCTCCTCCGAAGCAAATGTCAGAACGACGGTCTGAAATGCCAGCTCCCTGCGAGACGATTCGTGAGGAGGTGGAGGAAGCCCTTGCGGCCCCACCAGCGTCTTCTTTGTTGGGCTGGCAACCCAGCCCTGCGACGAGTAGGTGTCGTACGTCCGGGACAGCCAGTACGCCGGCAGCTCGGACGCCGTAACCATAACGATGTCGCCCCCGAAAGACATTTTGCCCTGAAAAGGCAGAGTATCCCCGAAGAAACGTCCGTTCAGGTCTTTTTTGGAAGCGATCCCGGAGAAGAGGCGTGAGAAGTCGTCCTCCAGCCCTGTGATCGGCTCACGCCCGGTGTTCCAGACAGAGACCGCCGTGTTCCAGACATAGGCGCGCAGTGGCATAACGGCCGCGAGGGTGAGCAACAAGGCGCTGACGACCATGAGCATTGGAAGCGAGAACCACCGGACTGCAACGTTTGGCACCACTCCGACTCTTGCGCGTCGCCACCTTTCCTGCTGTTGCACCCAGCTTACGCGAGCGACCAGGACAATTGAAATGAACAGGAAGATGAAGAAGCGGGGTGCGTAGTTGTCAGGAAGGAAGCTCAGCGTTGTGAGAATGGCCACTCCGGACAGGACAAGGCCAATCCACACATTAGAGTACCGAAAGAGAAACCAGGAGCTTGTGAAGCCAAGCGTCCATGCGATGAGCAGCAGATAGAGCGTGGACGGTAGCAGGTCGGTGTTGATCCTGCCGGTACGGGCCGCATCCAGCCAGGCATACGTACGGTCCCATACATCCACGAAGCCCAGGACCAGGTCCTTGCCGACAACGAGCGTGGCGGCGTTCCACGCTGCCACAGAGACGCCTATGAGGCCGCCTGCGATCAAAAGGAGCGGCCACCAGACCTTCAGCTTGGCCAGCCCCAATGCAGTAAGGGCCGAAAGGACAAGTACCCAGTACAGTCCGGGCGTGGGCACCCAGTTCGCCTCCCTGACTGTCCAGGCGCTGACACCGATGGCAGCGACCAACAACACAAAGCAGTCCCAGCCCTCTTTCGGGGAGGCCCGTGCGATCCATTTCAGGGGAGAGCCGCTCTTCGCGGCGGCGTCCGCCCCTGGAGAATAAGAAACAGTCGGGTTTGCCGTACTCATGCCCGTCTCCTCTGCTACCCTCGCCGCGCCGTGCCGTTTCTGTGAACGCCGTCCTTCCTGTTCGCAAAGCCAAGGGCGATGGAAATTTCGTCGCCTTTCTTAACGATGTAAGTGGGCACGCCCGATGCGTAGAGGCGGTCCGGCACCTCCGGGCTGCCCTCCTCGCCCTTGAACGTCGCCGCGTCCAGCCATACGGCCGCCAGCCTTACCCCCCTCCGGGACAGCTCGGTCGCCGCCACGACCCATTCCGGGTCGGGCGAAGAGGTTATGACCAGGACGGAGCTATTATGGCGGAAGAGGCTCTCGTAGTTCGCCAGCGCGACGTTAATCGCCGTGACTCCCTCCGCCTTGGCAAGCGCAAGGTACCGGAGCATCCTGTCCATCTGGGCGCCGCCGGTCTCGGCCGGGAGGAAGTACCGCTCGTCCCCGAAGGCCACCATGCCCACCGGGAGGTTGCCGTCGAGGTAACGCTTTGCCAGGGATGCCCCGATTGAGACGGCGTACTCGTCCGTGCTCTCCTCCATATCGCCGGCCTGCACGCTGGCGTCCAGGTCCACAACTACCCACGCCTCACTCGCCCTTCCCAGGTCGAACTCCTTGGACATCAGCTTGCCCACCTTGGCGGTGCTGTTCCAGTGAATGCGGCTCAGGCTGTCTCCGAAGGCGTACTCTCGCACGCTGGATGCGTGTGGCGACACGTGGTGGGACCTGCGGCGGGTGGCGGAATCGCCGTAAAGGGCTGCGGAGGGTACCTCGAAGTTAGGAAGCGGGTGCACGCGGGGATAGACAGTAAGGTGCTCAACCGTGCCGAATTGCTTGTCCCTGGCAAACAGGCCGAAGGGGTCCGTGCTCCGGACATTCATCGGCCCCATAAAGAACGTGCCACGACGGCGGGCACGGGTCTGTATGCTCCACGTGGAGGAGCCCTTTGAGCCAAGGCTCAGGCCCATGCCACCCAGGCTGCCCGGGAGGTCGGTCTGGTCCTTGAACTCCAGGGCCAGCTTGGGTATTACACTGTGGTTCCGGGCTGTGATCGTTTCCTCGATAACGTCCCCGACGCGCGCCTCCCGGCTCCGGCTTTCAACCTTCACTTCGAGGCGCTTCAGCATCAACCACGTCCACACGTAGCCCAGAACGGCCGCGAGCACCAGCACATAGAGCAGCCTGTAGAATAGGCTGAAGCCCGTCGCAAGGCCGGTGCCGAACGTGATAACCATGAGGACGATGACGAGGTATAACCTCATCAGCAATTGCACCCGGAAGCGGTGCAGCTTCATCGTCTGATCCACCCTTTCGCCTGGGCCCCGGGGACTGCAACCTCCTCGATCAGGCCCTTCACAACATCCCTGCTCTTCACTCCCCTCATCCTCGCGGACGGTGAGACGATGATTCTGTGGCCGAGCATCGGCACGGCCAGATCCTTCACGTCGTCCGGCAGAGCGAAGTCGCGCCCGCGTATCAGTGCCAGCGCCTGAGCGCCCCTGAATAGCGCGAGCGAGCCCCTGGGCGAGGCACCCAGCGCGACATCCGGGTGGACGCGCGTCGCCTCAATGAGGGTCACGATGTACTGCCGGATGAGGTCATCCACATAGATCGATTTTACGGCATCCTGTATACCAATGATATCTTGAGGGCCGGCGACCGCATGCAGACCCTCGATCGGATGCTTCTGCTGCTGGTTGCCGACGATTGCAAGCTCTTCCTCCAGCGTGGGGTAGCCGAGCGTGATCATCAGCAGAAAGCGGTCGAGCTGGGCCTCGGGAAGAGGGAAGGTGCCCTCGTACTCAATGGGGTTCTGCGTGGCCA
This genomic stretch from SAR202 cluster bacterium harbors:
- a CDS encoding decaprenyl-phosphate phosphoribosyltransferase; the protein is MDISEREAAASAPLSSPSLVGILPGLLLTMRPKQWTKNLLVFFALFFTIDEHWDPSVPAIMANLVIRTFLAFVLFSMISGAVYIVNDILDVDKDRAHPKKRFRPIPSGRVPVSLALAAAVIISVASVALSFLLAMEFAWVALGYLVLMFSYSLWLKHVVLLDVFAISAGFVLRAVAGAAVLQVPISPWLYTCTGLGALLIALAKRRSELVAAGEGASKQRQTLEMYTPHLLDQFIAIVAPSTLLAYTLYTFTASNLPANHAMMLTIPFVVYGLFRYLYLVHARGVGENPEDIIITDKPLIISVVLWLGTAAAVLAVFR
- the dnaE gene encoding DNA polymerase III subunit alpha; amino-acid sequence: MVSVGACLELISALPGGPVSFTHLHVHTEYSLLDGLCFLDKLVDRAKQLGMNALGMTDHGGLYGAIDFYRIAKKAGVKPIIGCEMYVAPGSRHDRTSQEKPYHMTVLAHNNTGYANLVKLVTKSHLEGFYYKPRIDRELLEKHLEGLIILSGCPSGEVPRLITHGRMDEAKKVAAWYRDRFPAYHLELMEHTGVPELPEINKGLLEINKSVDIPLVATNDVHYINKEDARLQDILICIQTNTNVNDPKRMRMEDDSYYLKSPQEMSAMYPELPGAISNTMKIAEMCTMELDFTRLHLPQYKVPGGLTAQKYLEKICEEGLARRIPNASSEDLKRLEYELSVIKYTKYANYFLVVWDIAKFVRDRDIAFAVRGSAAASLVLYCLGVTDVNPMTYRLVFERFLNIERKEMPDIDMDFQDDRREEVLNYVVERYGREHVAQIITFGTLGPKAAIRDVGRALAMPYGDVDRIARLVPNKLKITLDDALATSTELKELYDADEGIKNLVDTARSLEGVTRNTSTHAAGVVISEDPLDDFVPLQRPAKAEEDSTVATTQYAMEPVAALGLLKMDFLGLINLSILAKTRKLIEKTRDIKIDLKDIPLDDRNTFDLLSRGDTVGVFQLEGSGMTRYIKELKPTSLGDVASMIALYRPGPMEHISTFIDAKHGRAPVTYVHPALKDILEETYGVIVFQDQVLLIVRTFAGYSLGEADIVRKAMGKKNPEIMAKEKDKFLKGAVKLGYTQELAEQIFTLIEPFAGYAFNKAHSYSYGFISYWTGYLKANYTPEYMVCLLNAYSDLSEKVAATIVECRRMGIPVHPPHIWKSQAQYAIETQEDGTVALRVGLSSIKNVGSAVIDSFIASRAKAEQKPSTIEDLCRSVDIGGMNRKTLESLIKAGAFDDYGDRGALLESIGRIQGLAQSESSLKSSNQTSMFGMFGDSTPAASAGLAKIDLPAIATPSAEKQAWEVELLGIPFSGADMLNLMAYYSGSEAIMSRSDITPEMDRNKVIVRGQVSGVEQRATRDGKQFLKVSLALLGGNLEVLVWENAVEQVRAVMQTGNLVTVNGTVRVRDTETSISCQSAQIYKLPVEEGSSQQSVVGSQLRAADPKMAAAEAKVAPHSEERPREKVVAPPPAAASPVNGANGFHKPNGNGNSAPKPYTNGGTNGARPAASQSPSPSPQPHSPRLLTVRIRESAQTDADQMLLDDIRRLLLEHQGQDPVNLEIATDGRIITMEWPVLRVNISETLERDLQNILGTAGRCLVRPLLM
- a CDS encoding methylated-DNA--[protein]-cysteine S-methyltransferase, encoding MPLNHDIFDTPFGWIGVLASPLGIRRATLPQHTPDEAVAQLGPEAIGSSYAPEGFNGFRHAMEAYFRGDRPAFEDIPLDLAGAPPFLAAAWAACRSIPYGETRSYKWLAEQAGNPRALRAAGQSMARNRIPIVIPCHRVLASSGALHGFGKGATQLDLKAKLLAIEQGSGRRF
- a CDS encoding DUF58 domain-containing protein, producing MDQTMKLHRFRVQLLMRLYLVIVLMVITFGTGLATGFSLFYRLLYVLVLAAVLGYVWTWLMLKRLEVKVESRSREARVGDVIEETITARNHSVIPKLALEFKDQTDLPGSLGGMGLSLGSKGSSTWSIQTRARRRGTFFMGPMNVRSTDPFGLFARDKQFGTVEHLTVYPRVHPLPNFEVPSAALYGDSATRRRSHHVSPHASSVREYAFGDSLSRIHWNSTAKVGKLMSKEFDLGRASEAWVVVDLDASVQAGDMEESTDEYAVSIGASLAKRYLDGNLPVGMVAFGDERYFLPAETGGAQMDRMLRYLALAKAEGVTAINVALANYESLFRHNSSVLVITSSPDPEWVVAATELSRRGVRLAAVWLDAATFKGEEGSPEVPDRLYASGVPTYIVKKGDEISIALGFANRKDGVHRNGTARRG
- a CDS encoding MoxR family ATPase is translated as MEDAERARAGAQKIVDNVKKVIVGKERAVELAVVAITCQGHILIEDVPGVGKTMLAKSLAVSTGGSFKRIQFTPDLLPSDITGVSVFNQKTSEFEFKKGPILSQVVLADEINRATPKTQSALLEAMEERQVTVEGVTYPVPRPFTVMATQNPIEYEGTFPLPEAQLDRFLLMITLGYPTLEEELAIVGNQQQKHPIEGLHAVAGPQDIIGIQDAVKSIYVDDLIRQYIVTLIEATRVHPDVALGASPRGSLALFRGAQALALIRGRDFALPDDVKDLAVPMLGHRIIVSPSARMRGVKSRDVVKGLIEEVAVPGAQAKGWIRR